From Pseudanabaena sp. PCC 6802, one genomic window encodes:
- a CDS encoding STM4012 family radical SAM protein, with the protein MSSLKAMLVDSAYQAYAYAYPHKTAYRPLEQAIALDRVWSTERRDALFLYVHIPFCEMRCGFCNLFTQAIPQDRLVAAYLAALQRQAIRVRASLGKARFARLAIGGGTPTFLDVADLTNLFDLIESTMGAEPHKIPVSVEVSPQTATEARLALLRSRGVDRISIGVQSFIAAETAAAGRPQQVATVYRALEQIRHMDFPTLNIDLIYGLPGQTVESWLASIKTALEFAPEELYLYPLYVRPLTGLGRSQKEWNDDRPSFYRQARDLLCDRGYNQISMRMFRAQHAPTATAPIYCCQDDGMVGLGCGARSYTQKLHYSSEYAVGAKGVADILSAYIAKSSDAFGLADYGFPLNAEEQRRRYTIQSLLQQEGLSFANYQQRFGSHILSDLPELSELESLNLAVANATPPESYESRERPWQRLQLTAMGMEHSDTIGPWLYSNKVKHLMETYTWH; encoded by the coding sequence ATGAGTAGTTTAAAAGCAATGCTGGTGGATTCTGCCTATCAAGCCTATGCCTACGCCTATCCGCATAAAACCGCCTATCGCCCCTTAGAGCAAGCGATCGCGCTCGATCGGGTATGGTCTACCGAACGTCGCGATGCCCTGTTTCTATACGTGCATATTCCTTTCTGCGAAATGCGCTGTGGCTTCTGCAATTTATTCACGCAGGCCATTCCCCAGGATCGGCTTGTGGCAGCGTACCTGGCCGCCCTGCAACGCCAAGCAATTAGAGTAAGAGCAAGTTTGGGTAAAGCCCGGTTTGCAAGATTGGCAATTGGTGGCGGCACCCCCACCTTTCTGGATGTGGCCGATCTGACAAATCTGTTTGACTTAATTGAGTCAACTATGGGAGCCGAACCACATAAGATTCCGGTTTCTGTGGAAGTATCACCGCAGACTGCAACTGAGGCAAGATTAGCGCTCTTGCGATCGCGGGGTGTGGATAGAATCAGTATTGGCGTGCAGAGCTTTATTGCCGCTGAAACTGCTGCCGCCGGCAGACCCCAACAAGTAGCGACGGTTTATCGCGCCTTGGAGCAGATCCGGCACATGGATTTCCCAACTCTGAACATCGACCTGATTTATGGACTGCCCGGACAAACCGTAGAAAGTTGGCTGGCATCGATTAAAACTGCGCTTGAGTTCGCTCCCGAAGAATTATATCTGTATCCCCTTTACGTGCGACCTTTAACGGGATTGGGACGTTCTCAGAAAGAATGGAACGACGATCGCCCAAGCTTCTATCGCCAGGCTCGCGATCTGTTGTGCGATCGCGGTTACAACCAAATTTCCATGCGCATGTTTCGCGCTCAGCATGCACCAACGGCAACGGCGCCAATCTACTGCTGTCAAGATGACGGCATGGTGGGTTTAGGTTGTGGCGCGCGCTCCTATACACAAAAGTTACATTACTCCAGCGAGTACGCGGTTGGGGCTAAGGGCGTAGCTGATATTCTGTCTGCCTACATTGCCAAATCCTCAGATGCGTTTGGCCTGGCTGATTATGGATTCCCACTCAATGCTGAAGAGCAACGCCGCCGCTATACAATTCAATCCCTGCTTCAGCAGGAAGGCTTATCTTTCGCTAATTACCAGCAGCGCTTTGGGAGTCATATCTTGAGCGATTTGCCAGAGCTATCCGAATTGGAAAGCCTGAATCTGGCTGTGGCTAACGCAACGCCTCCCGAAAGTTATGAAAGTCGTGAAAGACCGTGGCAACGATTGCAGTTAACTGCGATGGGCATGGAGCATTCCGATACAATTGGACCCTGGCTATACTCCAATAAAGTTAAGCATCTCATGGAGACCTATACATGGCATTAG